A stretch of Lactuca sativa cultivar Salinas chromosome 6, Lsat_Salinas_v11, whole genome shotgun sequence DNA encodes these proteins:
- the LOC111901113 gene encoding protein SPIRAL1-like 5: MMNKRSSSGGGQSSLGYLFGSDDLGKQQYDQSKVSPPPVCMPPYGTDDTDQKSPEKALTPITKKGDSTSPKKYIYHGDGNKSKEFLVTGRPSTKVNSVPGGDSSLGYLFGDK; the protein is encoded by the exons ATGATGAACAAAAGGAGTAGTTCTGGTGGAGGGCAAAGTTCTTTAGGGTACCTGTTTGGGTCAGATGACTTAGGGAAACAACAATACGATCAATCTAAAGTATCACCACCACCAGTTTGTATGCCGCCATATGGCACTGATGATACTGATCAGAAGTCACCGGAAAAAGCCCTAACTCCTATTACCAAGAAAGGTGACTCCACCTCTCCCAAGAAATATATATATCATGGAGATGGTAATAAATCAAAAGAGTTTTTGGTGACT GGCCGACCATCGACAAAGGTCAACTCAGTTCCTGGTGGAGATTCATCTCTTGGCTACTTGTTTGGAGATAAGTGA